The Neochlamydia sp. S13 genome has a segment encoding these proteins:
- a CDS encoding leucine-rich repeat domain-containing protein — protein sequence MNSSHPITIEHLPNEILAPIIMAYASPSLFRVCTRWSHLLAKEIMPSLYKQISKMHVPQGNVNERTLFLDKIYKLEANLPEVTKINKIFRRIFILAESFSPSEFKEKPLQKRYLTLANYSSYLVNINRLLMWKEIPGGKESLGQKNIQHLSLAKKGKLFKAWVERYGKDITSLKLTGIGLTFLPQEIRLLSRLQELCLNDNQIITFPAEIPQLPQLQKLYLSHNHITFLPGEIKQLSHLQELVLVNNQLIFCPTEIGQLSQLQHLDLRNNQLSFLPAEIGQLAQLQEFYLSNNQLFSLPDEIGQLLQLKVLNLSGNQLTSLPAALKGLSRLQSLYLNNNQLSFLPPEIRQLSALKKLQVKGNPLQSLSTEIKQRFRL from the coding sequence ATGAATTCTAGCCATCCTATCACTATTGAGCACTTACCCAATGAAATACTCGCCCCTATTATAATGGCTTATGCTAGTCCCTCCCTATTCAGGGTTTGTACAAGATGGTCTCATCTGCTAGCTAAGGAAATCATGCCCTCTCTTTATAAGCAAATAAGCAAAATGCATGTTCCTCAAGGGAATGTTAACGAGCGAACTCTTTTTTTAGATAAAATTTATAAGCTAGAGGCTAACCTTCCTGAAGTAACAAAAATAAATAAAATTTTTAGACGCATCTTTATTTTAGCTGAGTCTTTTTCTCCATCAGAATTTAAAGAAAAACCTCTACAGAAAAGATATCTTACCCTCGCTAATTACTCTTCTTATCTTGTAAACATTAATCGCTTATTAATGTGGAAAGAAATTCCTGGTGGAAAGGAATCCTTAGGCCAAAAGAATATTCAACATTTATCTTTAGCAAAAAAAGGAAAGCTTTTTAAAGCATGGGTTGAAAGGTATGGTAAAGATATTACCAGCTTAAAGCTAACAGGAATAGGATTGACCTTTTTACCTCAAGAAATAAGACTACTCTCTCGACTACAAGAACTTTGTTTAAACGACAATCAGATTATCACATTTCCAGCAGAGATCCCGCAGCTGCCTCAATTACAAAAGCTTTACTTAAGTCACAATCACATCACTTTTCTTCCTGGCGAAATAAAACAACTCTCTCATCTACAAGAGCTTGTATTGGTTAATAACCAGCTTATTTTTTGCCCTACCGAGATAGGACAGCTATCTCAGCTACAACATCTTGACTTAAGGAACAACCAACTGTCTTTTCTTCCTGCCGAGATAGGTCAGTTAGCTCAGCTGCAAGAGTTCTACCTAAGTAACAACCAGCTCTTCTCTCTTCCTGACGAGATAGGACAGCTTCTTCAGCTGAAAGTCCTTAACTTAAGCGGCAACCAGCTTACCTCTCTTCCGGCCGCCCTCAAAGGCCTTTCTCGACTCCAAAGTTTATACTTAAACAACAATCAACTTTCTTTCCTACCTCCAGAAATAAGGCAACTATCTGCTCTAAAAAAGCTGCAAGTGAAAGGAAACCCGCTGCAAAGCCTTTCAACTGAAATAAAGCAACGTTTTAGGTTGTAG
- a CDS encoding transposase — translation MFSQPLPFIKEYLNQLEVALKQENPHNNLSKIQWCWLAFCLMGILVTNSICWAKFERAGLKSYKKMALSAMFRRAKIAWNRLLICSVRAVLHKHGITEGVLVIDDKDHSRSKNAEKLHHLHKIRDKKTSGYFCGQNIVFLQLVTKKFCIPVSFAFYSPDPVLTRWQQEVRKLKKLGISKKDRPKEPKRSIEYPKKYTLALQLLKNFACEFPAFKVTCVLADALYGNSLFVDGVEGIWPGVQIITQLRKNQKVMRGKKSLSCQEFFEAYKGWNQEIFIRGDKKNVVQAGGARLYVPSHHKKRLVIALKYEGENEYRYLMAANLSWNMKDVMQGYTLRWLVEVFIEDWSSHCGFCSLAKQCGVEGSERPLILSLLFDHCFLFHLSQTNFIKNKLPLATLGSLVEKSRVDALCQVVREIVENENSRELFSNFEKTLDEIFVLRPSRKHLNAVQENVTFESSRKVA, via the coding sequence ATGTTTTCCCAACCGCTTCCCTTTATAAAAGAATATTTAAATCAACTTGAAGTTGCTCTCAAGCAAGAAAATCCTCATAATAATTTATCCAAAATTCAATGGTGTTGGCTAGCCTTTTGTTTGATGGGAATATTAGTTACTAATTCAATCTGTTGGGCAAAATTTGAAAGGGCTGGTCTTAAAAGCTATAAAAAGATGGCTTTATCGGCCATGTTTAGACGTGCTAAGATTGCTTGGAATAGGCTGCTAATTTGTAGTGTTCGCGCGGTCCTGCATAAACATGGCATCACAGAAGGGGTTCTTGTTATCGATGATAAAGATCACAGTCGATCAAAAAATGCTGAGAAGTTGCATCATTTACATAAAATCCGTGATAAAAAAACTAGTGGTTATTTTTGTGGTCAAAATATAGTATTTCTTCAGCTAGTGACTAAAAAATTTTGCATCCCCGTCTCCTTTGCCTTTTATTCTCCCGATCCCGTACTCACAAGATGGCAACAGGAAGTGAGGAAGCTAAAAAAGCTGGGGATTTCTAAAAAAGACCGTCCAAAAGAGCCTAAAAGGTCGATAGAATATCCAAAAAAGTATACACTAGCTTTACAATTACTTAAGAATTTTGCCTGTGAATTTCCTGCTTTTAAGGTCACTTGTGTACTGGCTGATGCTCTTTACGGCAACAGCTTGTTTGTAGATGGAGTAGAAGGTATCTGGCCTGGAGTGCAAATCATTACTCAACTTAGAAAGAATCAAAAAGTCATGCGAGGTAAAAAGTCTCTCTCATGCCAAGAATTCTTTGAAGCCTACAAAGGCTGGAATCAGGAAATTTTCATTCGCGGTGATAAAAAAAATGTGGTGCAAGCCGGGGGAGCAAGGTTATATGTTCCTTCTCATCATAAAAAACGCTTGGTAATAGCCCTTAAATATGAGGGCGAAAATGAGTATCGCTATCTTATGGCTGCAAATCTTTCCTGGAATATGAAAGATGTAATGCAAGGATATACTTTGAGATGGTTAGTAGAGGTTTTTATTGAAGATTGGAGTAGTCATTGTGGGTTTTGCAGTTTGGCCAAACAGTGCGGCGTTGAGGGATCAGAGCGACCTTTGATTCTAAGCCTGCTGTTTGACCACTGCTTTCTTTTTCATTTGTCTCAAACAAATTTCATTAAGAACAAACTCCCTTTAGCAACCTTGGGGAGCCTAGTAGAGAAGTCTAGAGTGGATGCTTTGTGTCAGGTGGTAAGAGAAATTGTTGAGAATGAAAATTCAAGAGAACTCTTCAGTAATTTCGAAAAGACGCTAGATGAAATCTTTGTTTTAAGGCCTTCTCGTAAACATTTAAATGCAGTACAAGAAAATGTAACCTTTGAGTCATCAAGAAAAGTTGCCTAA